The Candidatus Caccoplasma merdavium genome window below encodes:
- a CDS encoding nitronate monooxygenase, with protein MANRVCELFGIRYPVVQGGMVWCSGWRLASAVSNAGGLGLLGAGSMHPDTLREHIVKCKAATDLPFGVNVPLMYPEMDRLMQILVDEGVKIVFTSAGNPALYTDFLHRHGILVAHVVSSTRFAKKCEQAGVDAVVAEGFEAGGHNGREETSTMCLVPAVRKTVSLPLLAAGGIASGEAMAAAMMLGAEGVQVGTRFALSCESSAHDDFKTRCLGLPEGDTLLTLKSLSPTRLVKNDFFYSVDEAQKRGASADELRVLLGKGRAKKGMFEGDLQAGELEIGQAASMLSAIQPAGEIVSELVATCRSLLQNAGEKALF; from the coding sequence ATGGCAAATCGTGTATGTGAATTGTTTGGCATTCGCTATCCTGTCGTGCAGGGTGGCATGGTGTGGTGCAGCGGCTGGCGCCTGGCTTCGGCGGTGAGCAATGCCGGCGGCCTGGGATTGCTCGGTGCGGGGTCGATGCACCCCGACACGTTGCGCGAGCATATTGTGAAATGTAAGGCGGCAACCGACCTACCCTTCGGCGTGAACGTCCCGCTCATGTATCCCGAAATGGACCGGCTGATGCAGATTTTGGTCGACGAAGGGGTAAAGATCGTGTTTACTTCGGCCGGGAATCCGGCGCTTTATACCGATTTTCTCCATCGTCACGGTATTCTCGTGGCGCATGTCGTGTCGTCTACCCGTTTTGCGAAGAAGTGCGAGCAGGCCGGTGTCGATGCCGTCGTGGCCGAAGGCTTCGAGGCCGGTGGCCATAACGGCCGGGAGGAGACTTCGACGATGTGTCTGGTCCCGGCTGTGCGCAAAACTGTTTCGCTGCCTCTTCTGGCGGCGGGAGGGATTGCCTCGGGCGAGGCCATGGCGGCCGCGATGATGTTGGGTGCCGAAGGTGTGCAGGTGGGCACTCGTTTTGCCCTCTCTTGCGAAAGCTCTGCCCACGATGATTTCAAGACACGTTGCTTGGGACTGCCCGAAGGAGATACATTGCTGACACTGAAAAGTTTATCACCTACAAGATTGGTTAAAAACGATTTCTTTTACAGCGTAGATGAGGCTCAAAAGAGGGGCGCTTCGGCCGATGAGTTGCGGGTACTCTTGGGGAAAGGTCGTGCCAAGAAAGGAATGTTCGAGGGCGACTTGCAGGCCGGGGAGCTGGAAATCGGGCAAGCCGCTTCGATGCTTTCCGCTATCCAGCCGGCCGGAGAAATTGTTTCGGAGCTGGTCGCGACCTGTCGTTCGCTTTTGCAAAACGCCGGAGAAAAAGCCTTGTTTTGA
- the purB gene encoding adenylosuccinate lyase encodes MELSSLTAVSPIDGRYHGKTAVLSEYFSEFALIRYRVRVEIEYFIALCELPLPQLQSLSHDRFDALRAIYKDFTPADAARVKEIESVTNHDVKAVEYFIKEKFDALGGLEAYKEFIHFGLTSQDINNTSVPLSIKEALDQVYYPMLDELIAQCRAYAEAWKEIPMLAKTHGQPASPTRLGKEMMVFVYRLEQQVKLLKATPISGKFGGATGNFNAHRFAYPGYDWPAFAKTFLSEKLGIEREMWTTQISNYDNLAALFDGLRRINTILIDLDRDFWQYISMEYFKQKIKAGEVGSSAMPHKVNPIDFENSEGNLGLANAILEHLATKLPVSRLQRDLTDSTVLRNVGVPMGHILIAFQSTMKGLGKLLLNENAIYNDLDKMWNVCAEGIQTILRREGYPKPYEALKALTRTNNVVDEKAIHDFIETLNVSEAVKEELRAITPHNYTGF; translated from the coding sequence ATGGAATTGTCTTCGCTTACAGCCGTCTCGCCTATCGACGGGCGCTATCACGGCAAAACCGCAGTTCTCTCGGAATACTTTTCGGAATTTGCGCTCATTCGCTACCGGGTGCGCGTCGAAATCGAATATTTCATCGCCTTGTGCGAACTTCCGCTTCCGCAGCTCCAATCATTGAGCCACGACCGTTTCGACGCCCTCCGCGCCATATATAAGGATTTCACGCCGGCCGACGCCGCCCGTGTGAAAGAAATCGAGAGCGTGACCAACCACGACGTGAAAGCCGTCGAATACTTCATCAAAGAAAAATTCGACGCACTGGGCGGCCTCGAAGCCTACAAGGAGTTTATCCACTTCGGGCTCACCTCGCAAGACATCAACAACACCTCGGTACCCCTCTCCATCAAAGAGGCACTCGACCAGGTCTACTACCCGATGCTCGACGAGCTCATCGCCCAATGCCGCGCATACGCCGAAGCGTGGAAAGAGATTCCCATGCTGGCCAAGACCCACGGACAACCGGCATCACCCACCCGCCTGGGCAAAGAGATGATGGTTTTCGTCTACCGGCTCGAACAGCAGGTCAAACTGCTGAAAGCCACCCCCATCAGCGGTAAATTCGGCGGCGCCACGGGCAACTTCAACGCCCACCGCTTTGCCTATCCCGGCTACGACTGGCCCGCTTTTGCCAAGACATTCCTCTCGGAAAAACTGGGCATCGAACGGGAAATGTGGACCACCCAAATCTCGAACTACGACAATCTGGCCGCCCTCTTCGACGGACTGCGCCGCATCAACACGATTCTCATCGACCTCGACCGCGACTTCTGGCAATACATCTCGATGGAATACTTCAAACAAAAAATCAAAGCCGGAGAGGTAGGGTCGAGCGCCATGCCCCACAAGGTCAACCCCATCGACTTTGAAAATTCCGAAGGCAACCTCGGCCTTGCCAACGCCATTCTCGAACACCTGGCCACGAAACTGCCCGTCTCCCGGCTGCAACGCGACTTGACCGACTCGACCGTGCTGCGCAACGTCGGCGTGCCCATGGGCCATATCCTCATCGCCTTCCAAAGCACCATGAAAGGTCTCGGCAAACTCTTGCTCAACGAGAATGCCATCTACAACGACCTCGACAAGATGTGGAACGTCTGCGCCGAAGGCATACAGACGATTCTCCGCCGCGAAGGTTATCCCAAACCCTACGAAGCCCTGAAAGCCCTGACCCGCACCAACAACGTGGTCGACGAGAAAGCCATTCACGATTTCATCGAGACACTCAATGTGAGCGAAGCCGTGAAAGAAGAGTTGCGCGCCATTACCCCGCACAACTACACGGGCTTTTAA
- the alaS gene encoding alanine--tRNA ligase: MLTAKEIRESFKDFFASKHHQIVPSAPMVIKDDPTLMFTNAGMNQFKDIILGNVPAKYHRVADSQKCLRVSGKHNDLEEVGLDTYHHTMFEMLGNWSFGDYFKKEAIDWAWEYLVDVLKIDAGRLYATVFEGYAPEGLERDNEAASYWEKHLPVSHIINGNRHDNFWEMGDTGPCGPCSEIHIDLRSDAERAAVDGLTLVNQSHPQVIEIWNLVFMQYNRKADGSLEPLPAKVIDTGMGFERLCMALQGKTSNYDTDVFQPLIQAIGRLAGRNYGDDAHCDVAMRVIADHVRTISFSITDGQLPSNAKAGYVIRRILRRAVRYGYTFLGFQQPFIYKLLPTLIDTMGDAYPELVAQKNLIEKVIKEEEEAFLRTLATGMRLLDKVMADVRAAGKECVSGDDAFVLYDTYGFPLDLTELILKENHLTVDIDGFNVRMQEQKERARNAASVETGDWVVLREGEPQFVGYDLLSCDTEILRYRKIRQKNKDYYQLVLSVTPFYAEMGGQVGDTGTLTSESGEKVAVVTTKRENNLAVHIVEQLPSEVSAAFHAEVNAANRLATACNHTATHLLHEALREVLGSHVEQKGSYVSPQSLRFDFSHFQKLTKEELREVERRANQKVRACLPLDEHRSMPLAEAKAMGAMALFGEKYGEEVRVIRYGSSIELCGGTHVANTGQIGMIHILSESSTAAGIRRIEAITAEGSEKHFESVIDIMELVRNMFNNVPDIISAIRRTVDENSELKKHAEEFARKRVAEIKDRLLREAHLENGIHVIALKVAMEAEVVKNLAFQIRAEKMERMLFVAGTVDVANKPLLTVALSDDLVEAGFNASQLVRNAAKHIQGGGGGQPYFAQAGGKNAEGIPVAVDEIVSTVTK; the protein is encoded by the coding sequence ATGCTTACTGCTAAGGAAATTCGAGAGTCCTTCAAGGACTTTTTCGCATCGAAACACCATCAGATTGTGCCCTCGGCCCCGATGGTGATCAAGGACGACCCCACATTGATGTTTACCAATGCGGGCATGAACCAGTTCAAAGACATCATATTGGGCAATGTCCCGGCCAAATATCACCGCGTGGCCGACTCCCAGAAGTGCTTGCGCGTGAGTGGCAAGCACAACGACCTCGAAGAGGTGGGGTTGGACACCTACCACCACACCATGTTTGAGATGTTGGGGAACTGGTCGTTTGGCGACTACTTCAAGAAGGAGGCCATCGACTGGGCCTGGGAATATCTCGTCGACGTGCTGAAAATCGATGCCGGCCGCCTCTATGCCACCGTCTTTGAAGGCTATGCCCCCGAAGGTCTCGAACGCGACAACGAAGCGGCGTCGTATTGGGAAAAGCATCTCCCCGTCTCGCATATCATCAACGGTAACCGTCATGACAATTTCTGGGAGATGGGCGATACGGGACCCTGCGGCCCTTGCTCGGAGATACACATCGACCTGCGCAGCGATGCCGAACGCGCTGCCGTCGACGGCCTTACGCTCGTCAACCAGAGCCACCCGCAGGTCATCGAAATCTGGAACCTCGTCTTTATGCAATACAACCGCAAGGCCGACGGCTCACTCGAACCGCTGCCCGCCAAGGTCATCGATACCGGCATGGGCTTTGAGCGGCTCTGCATGGCCTTGCAGGGAAAAACGTCGAACTACGATACCGACGTGTTCCAACCCCTGATTCAGGCCATCGGCCGTTTGGCCGGCCGCAACTACGGCGACGATGCCCATTGCGATGTTGCCATGCGTGTCATTGCCGACCATGTGCGCACCATCTCCTTCTCCATCACCGACGGGCAGTTGCCCTCCAATGCCAAGGCCGGTTATGTGATACGCCGCATCTTGCGTCGTGCCGTGCGCTACGGCTATACCTTCCTCGGATTCCAACAGCCGTTTATCTATAAGTTGTTGCCCACGCTCATCGACACGATGGGCGACGCCTATCCCGAGCTTGTGGCCCAAAAGAACTTGATAGAGAAAGTTATCAAGGAAGAAGAAGAGGCTTTCCTCCGCACGCTGGCCACCGGCATGCGTTTGCTCGACAAGGTGATGGCCGATGTCCGGGCTGCGGGAAAGGAGTGTGTTAGCGGTGACGATGCCTTTGTGCTTTATGACACCTATGGCTTCCCGCTCGACCTGACCGAATTGATTCTCAAAGAAAACCATCTCACCGTCGACATCGACGGCTTCAACGTGCGCATGCAGGAACAGAAAGAGCGTGCCCGCAACGCCGCCTCCGTGGAGACCGGTGACTGGGTCGTCCTGCGCGAAGGGGAACCTCAGTTTGTGGGATATGACCTTCTCTCTTGCGATACCGAAATTTTGCGTTACCGCAAAATCCGTCAGAAAAACAAGGACTACTACCAACTGGTACTTTCGGTGACCCCGTTCTATGCCGAGATGGGCGGACAGGTGGGCGATACGGGAACCCTTACCTCCGAGAGCGGGGAGAAGGTTGCCGTCGTGACGACCAAACGCGAGAACAACCTGGCCGTGCACATCGTGGAACAACTTCCCTCCGAGGTGTCGGCTGCATTCCATGCCGAGGTCAATGCGGCCAACCGTTTGGCGACGGCATGCAATCACACCGCAACCCACCTCCTGCATGAGGCTTTGCGGGAGGTGCTGGGTTCGCATGTCGAGCAGAAAGGTTCTTATGTCTCGCCCCAGTCGCTGCGCTTTGATTTCTCCCACTTCCAGAAACTGACCAAAGAGGAGCTGCGCGAGGTTGAGCGCCGCGCCAACCAGAAAGTGCGGGCCTGCTTGCCCCTTGACGAGCATCGTTCGATGCCCCTTGCCGAGGCCAAGGCCATGGGGGCCATGGCTCTCTTCGGAGAGAAATATGGCGAAGAGGTACGCGTCATACGTTACGGCTCGTCGATAGAACTTTGTGGAGGTACCCATGTGGCCAATACGGGACAAATCGGTATGATACATATCCTGTCGGAGAGTTCTACGGCTGCGGGCATTCGACGTATCGAGGCCATAACAGCCGAAGGTTCGGAGAAGCATTTTGAGTCGGTCATTGACATCATGGAGCTGGTGCGCAACATGTTCAACAACGTGCCCGACATCATTTCGGCCATTCGTCGCACCGTCGATGAAAACAGTGAGTTGAAGAAACATGCCGAAGAATTTGCCCGTAAACGCGTTGCCGAAATCAAGGATCGCCTGTTGCGTGAGGCTCATCTCGAAAATGGTATTCATGTGATTGCCTTGAAGGTGGCCATGGAGGCCGAAGTGGTGAAGAACCTCGCTTTCCAGATTCGTGCCGAAAAGATGGAGCGTATGCTCTTTGTCGCCGGTACGGTCGATGTGGCCAACAAGCCGCTTCTTACCGTGGCGCTGAGCGATGATCTTGTTGAGGCGGGATTCAATGCCTCGCAGCTGGTGCGCAATGCGGCCAAGCACATACAGGGCGGCGGTGGAGGCCAACCCTATTTCGCACAAGCCGGTGGCAAGAATGCCGAAGGCATACCTGTTGCGGTTGACGAGATTGTCTCTACCGTGACGAAGTGA
- a CDS encoding M23 family metallopeptidase, producing MARKVFYKYNPSTLSYERIYPSLGARIWSVCKYLLASLLFGVGIFLLFYHFFESPREKKLRADNEQMATQYRILSHRLDEALEVMSDVQQRDDNLYRIVMQANPIGSEARNAGIDNDSHYRELQSLPNADLIISSTKKLDLLRRQLYVQSTSFNEVMEMVKKNDDRISRMPAIQPISNKDLKRTASGYGWRIDPIYHTRKFHAGMDFSANTGTPVYSTANGTVVFTGWKQGYGNTVIIDHGYNYRTLYGHLSKIDTRKGKKVVRGEVIAKVGSTGKSTGPHLHYEVIYKGKHQNPINYYFFDLSPEDYDLMIQIAENSGLVMD from the coding sequence ATGGCGAGGAAAGTTTTCTATAAATATAACCCCAGCACGCTCTCTTACGAACGCATCTACCCCTCGTTGGGCGCTCGCATTTGGTCGGTATGCAAATACCTGCTGGCAAGCCTGCTTTTCGGGGTGGGCATCTTCCTGCTCTTTTACCATTTCTTCGAATCCCCGCGCGAGAAAAAGCTGCGTGCCGACAACGAGCAGATGGCCACCCAATACCGCATTCTTTCCCACCGGCTCGACGAAGCCCTGGAAGTGATGAGCGACGTGCAACAGCGCGACGACAACCTCTACCGCATCGTGATGCAGGCCAACCCCATCGGCAGTGAAGCCCGCAATGCCGGCATCGACAACGACTCGCACTACCGCGAGTTGCAAAGCCTCCCCAATGCCGACCTCATCATCTCATCGACCAAGAAACTCGACCTTTTGCGCCGGCAACTCTATGTGCAGAGCACCTCATTCAATGAGGTGATGGAGATGGTCAAGAAAAACGACGACCGCATCAGCCGCATGCCGGCCATACAACCCATCTCCAACAAAGATCTGAAACGCACGGCCTCGGGCTATGGCTGGCGCATCGACCCCATCTACCACACCCGCAAATTCCATGCCGGCATGGATTTCTCGGCCAACACCGGAACCCCGGTCTACTCGACCGCCAACGGCACGGTCGTCTTCACTGGCTGGAAACAAGGCTACGGCAACACCGTCATCATCGACCACGGATATAACTACCGCACCCTCTACGGACACCTGAGCAAAATCGACACCCGAAAAGGGAAAAAGGTCGTCCGCGGAGAGGTCATCGCCAAAGTGGGCAGCACCGGGAAATCGACCGGCCCGCACCTGCACTATGAGGTCATTTACAAAGGGAAGCACCAGAATCCCATCAATTATTACTTCTTCGACCTCTCGCCCGAAGACTACGACCTCATGATACAAATCGCCGAAAACAGCGGTCTGGTAATGGATTAA
- a CDS encoding MerR family transcriptional regulator yields the protein MAKQELPPKMFYSITEVAQHYGINESTLRFWEKEFDIIAPKRSDNQRKIRSYTPQDVHNIGLIYHLLKEQRLTLSGAKERLKRKNGETQMRYEVLSRLQAIRAELVAIRRELDQPRVTDRASSATPSGDTPPDAPQPGSKPEGEATLFDE from the coding sequence ATGGCAAAGCAAGAGCTTCCCCCGAAAATGTTCTATTCCATCACCGAAGTGGCACAACACTACGGCATCAACGAGTCGACCTTGCGCTTTTGGGAAAAAGAGTTCGACATCATTGCGCCCAAGCGGTCGGACAATCAACGGAAAATACGCTCATACACGCCGCAAGACGTGCACAATATCGGGCTGATTTACCACCTGCTCAAAGAGCAACGGCTCACCCTGAGCGGCGCCAAGGAACGATTGAAAAGAAAAAACGGAGAGACTCAAATGCGCTATGAGGTACTCTCGCGGTTACAAGCCATTCGTGCCGAACTGGTGGCCATTCGCCGGGAACTCGACCAGCCGCGCGTCACCGACAGGGCTTCCTCGGCGACGCCCTCGGGAGACACCCCTCCCGACGCTCCGCAACCCGGCAGCAAGCCCGAAGGAGAGGCCACCCTTTTCGACGAATAA
- a CDS encoding VanZ family protein produces MHLKLLLKKYLFTLLVIAAILYLSLAKTTPDADMPKIPYADKIVHGLMYFGVMLAFYFDLWRQGLQVVALKRRSLVGALAFALFGGVVELLQMYCTTYRSGDWWDWVADIFGVVLGVWLGHYIVPWVSKWLPRWLVGNGRR; encoded by the coding sequence ATGCATTTGAAACTTTTGTTGAAAAAATATCTTTTTACTCTCTTGGTCATTGCCGCCATTCTGTATCTCTCCCTGGCCAAGACAACGCCCGATGCCGATATGCCGAAGATTCCTTATGCCGATAAGATCGTGCACGGGCTCATGTATTTCGGTGTGATGTTGGCGTTTTATTTCGACCTTTGGCGGCAAGGCTTGCAAGTCGTTGCGTTGAAGCGCAGGTCGTTGGTGGGGGCATTGGCTTTCGCTTTGTTTGGAGGCGTGGTCGAGTTGTTGCAGATGTATTGCACCACCTACCGCTCGGGCGATTGGTGGGACTGGGTTGCCGATATTTTTGGGGTCGTTCTCGGCGTGTGGCTGGGGCATTATATAGTGCCTTGGGTCTCCAAATGGTTGCCGAGATGGCTTGTGGGGAATGGCCGGCGTTGA
- a CDS encoding sodium-dependent transporter, producing the protein MGQRASFSTKLGVIAATAGSSIGLGNIWRFPYETGQNGGAAFILIYIICVLVLAMPVMIAEFVIGRGSRTNASHAFKKLAPGSWWKIIGYICISAPVIIVGFYFVISGWTLEYVIQSLTPGGMVTQSAEAYADEFNQFISSPLKPLVWVILFILINHFILMRGVNSGIEKAANILMPLLFLILIIFCIRSIFLPGFSEGMRFLFMPDFSKITPNVVLRAMGQAFFSMSVGMGILITYASYYSKETRLARVAGTVATFDTLVAILAGIIIFPTVFTFGISSSQGPELIFITLPNLFAQMQLGWLWSSLFFVLVSLAALTSTISLSEVSIAFLQDARGYSRHKATAIMTGIYIILASLCSLSFGVLNDIRLFGLTIFDFCDFLSSNILLPAGGLFISIFVGWKIDQKFVIRELYNGSEKARWYHMPLLFCLRFVAPVSIFLIFLSGLHVL; encoded by the coding sequence ATGGGACAGAGAGCTTCATTCAGCACAAAATTGGGCGTCATTGCCGCCACGGCCGGTTCGTCGATAGGGCTGGGGAACATTTGGCGGTTTCCCTACGAAACGGGGCAAAACGGCGGTGCCGCATTCATACTCATCTACATCATCTGCGTGCTGGTACTGGCCATGCCCGTGATGATTGCCGAGTTTGTCATCGGGCGGGGTTCGCGCACCAATGCCTCCCATGCCTTCAAGAAGCTGGCTCCCGGTTCGTGGTGGAAAATCATCGGCTACATCTGCATTTCGGCGCCGGTCATCATCGTCGGGTTCTACTTCGTCATTTCGGGGTGGACGCTCGAATATGTCATACAGTCGCTCACCCCGGGAGGCATGGTAACCCAGTCGGCCGAAGCCTATGCCGATGAGTTCAACCAGTTTATCTCCTCGCCGCTCAAACCGCTCGTATGGGTCATTCTCTTCATTCTCATCAACCATTTCATTCTCATGCGCGGCGTAAACAGCGGCATCGAAAAAGCGGCCAACATACTCATGCCCCTGCTTTTCCTCATACTCATCATCTTTTGCATACGTTCGATATTCCTGCCGGGATTCTCCGAAGGCATGCGCTTCCTGTTCATGCCCGATTTCTCCAAAATCACCCCCAATGTCGTGTTACGGGCCATGGGGCAAGCCTTCTTCTCGATGAGCGTGGGCATGGGCATACTCATCACCTACGCCTCGTACTATTCCAAGGAGACCCGCCTGGCACGCGTGGCCGGGACGGTGGCCACGTTCGACACGCTGGTGGCCATACTCGCCGGCATCATCATCTTCCCCACGGTATTCACGTTCGGCATCAGTTCCTCGCAAGGTCCCGAGCTCATATTCATCACCCTGCCCAACCTCTTCGCTCAAATGCAACTGGGCTGGCTGTGGTCGTCGCTCTTCTTCGTTCTCGTATCGCTGGCCGCACTCACATCGACCATCTCCCTGAGCGAAGTGTCGATTGCCTTCCTGCAAGACGCCCGGGGCTATTCGCGCCATAAGGCGACAGCCATCATGACGGGCATCTACATCATACTGGCCAGTCTTTGTTCACTCTCGTTCGGCGTGCTCAACGACATTCGGCTCTTCGGTCTCACGATATTCGACTTCTGCGACTTCCTCTCGTCGAACATTCTCCTACCGGCCGGCGGACTCTTCATCTCGATATTCGTAGGGTGGAAAATCGACCAAAAGTTTGTGATACGCGAGCTCTACAACGGCAGTGAAAAAGCCCGCTGGTACCACATGCCCCTGCTTTTCTGCCTGCGGTTTGTGGCACCGGTGTCGATATTTCTCATCTTCCTCTCGGGGCTGCATGTGCTCTGA
- the folP gene encoding dihydropteroate synthase, producing MTQPVPPTTYTLNIGGRLLPLDRPRVMGILNATPDSFFAGSRCHVDKEAITRRAQAIIEEGGDIIDVGACSTRPGATGPTAEEEWQRLDIALAAIRRLYPDAVLSVDTYRADIARRSVEQYGVQIINDISGGELDPAMFETVASLHVPYILTHMQGSPQTMQQAPRYEHLMAEITDYFARRIDRLHQLGASDIILDPGFGFGKTLDDNYLLLQRLHEFLPLGKPLLAGVSRKSMIYRLLGTTPEESLNGTTVLHTLALLGGARILRVHDVREAVETTQIVTKTLSA from the coding sequence ATGACACAACCTGTCCCCCCAACAACATACACCCTCAACATCGGAGGCCGGCTCCTCCCGCTCGACCGTCCGCGGGTCATGGGCATACTCAATGCAACTCCCGACTCCTTCTTTGCCGGCAGCCGCTGCCATGTCGACAAAGAGGCCATCACCCGCCGGGCGCAAGCCATCATCGAGGAAGGGGGCGACATCATCGACGTCGGAGCCTGTTCGACCCGTCCGGGCGCGACCGGGCCCACGGCCGAAGAGGAGTGGCAACGGCTCGACATCGCCCTTGCCGCCATACGCCGGCTTTACCCCGACGCCGTTCTGTCGGTCGACACTTACCGGGCCGACATAGCCCGTCGCAGCGTCGAACAATACGGGGTGCAGATTATCAACGACATCTCGGGCGGAGAGCTCGACCCGGCCATGTTCGAAACCGTGGCATCGCTGCATGTGCCCTATATCCTAACCCACATGCAAGGATCCCCGCAAACCATGCAGCAGGCTCCGCGCTACGAGCACCTCATGGCCGAGATCACCGACTACTTTGCCCGCCGCATCGACCGCCTGCACCAACTCGGTGCAAGCGACATCATTCTCGACCCGGGCTTCGGATTCGGCAAAACCCTCGACGACAACTATCTGCTGTTGCAACGGCTGCACGAGTTCCTCCCCCTGGGAAAGCCCCTGCTCGCAGGCGTCTCGCGCAAGTCGATGATATACCGTCTGCTGGGCACCACTCCCGAAGAGAGCCTCAACGGCACCACCGTGCTGCATACTCTTGCTTTGCTGGGCGGCGCCCGCATACTGAGAGTACACGACGTGCGCGAAGCCGTCGAGACCACCCAAATCGTAACCAAAACATTATCGGCATAA
- a CDS encoding TIGR00159 family protein, with protein MFAHFGIKDILDILIVATLLYSLYRLMKESGSINIFTGVLIFIGVWVVVTRILDMKLMGAIMDKLISVGVIILVILFHDEIRQFLVELGSHKRWRFLFHFFRPNKVKDETRDYIAPVVYACISLSKGKVGALIVIKRDMPLTAYEQTGDIINADVNPRLIENIFFKNSPLHDGAMIIADNRIRAAGCILPVSHNLDIPKSLGLRHRAALGISQETDAIVVVVSEETGNISVAMNGKFKLRLSTKELEQILTTA; from the coding sequence ATGTTTGCTCATTTCGGAATCAAAGACATACTCGACATTCTGATTGTCGCGACGCTGCTATACAGCCTGTATCGCCTCATGAAAGAGTCGGGGTCGATAAATATCTTCACCGGCGTCCTCATCTTCATCGGCGTGTGGGTGGTCGTCACCCGCATTCTCGACATGAAACTCATGGGCGCCATCATGGACAAGCTCATCAGCGTCGGCGTCATCATTCTGGTCATACTCTTCCACGACGAAATCAGGCAGTTCCTCGTGGAGCTGGGGTCGCACAAGCGATGGCGCTTCCTGTTCCACTTTTTCAGGCCCAACAAGGTCAAAGACGAAACACGCGACTACATCGCTCCGGTGGTGTATGCCTGCATCAGCCTGTCGAAAGGGAAAGTAGGCGCCCTCATCGTCATCAAGCGCGACATGCCCCTCACCGCCTACGAACAGACGGGCGACATCATCAATGCCGATGTCAATCCCCGCCTCATCGAGAACATCTTCTTCAAAAACAGCCCGTTGCACGACGGCGCCATGATTATCGCCGACAACCGCATACGCGCAGCCGGCTGCATACTTCCCGTCTCGCACAACCTCGACATACCCAAATCACTGGGTCTGCGGCACCGCGCCGCCCTGGGTATCTCGCAAGAGACCGACGCCATCGTTGTCGTCGTCTCGGAAGAGACCGGCAACATATCGGTGGCCATGAACGGGAAATTCAAACTGCGCCTCTCGACCAAGGAACTGGAACAGATTCTCACAACCGCATAA